The following nucleotide sequence is from Gymnodinialimonas sp. 202GB13-11.
GTCTAAGTCTCCGGTTCCGTTAGAGCGCTTCCGCGCCCGAGATAATTTCGATCAGCTCGTTGGTGATGACGGCCTGACGCGAGCGGTTGAATTCGATGGTCAGCTTGTCGATCATCTCGCCCGCGTTGCGCGTGGCGTTGTCCATCGCGCTCATCCGGGCGCCCTGCTCGGACGCGCCATTTTCGAGAAGCGCGGTGAAAATCTGCGTGGCGATCCCACGTGGCAGAAGGTCTTCCAGCACCGCCTCTTCCGAGGGCTCATAATCGTAGAGCGTGCCGGCATCGTCATCCTCGTTCGCCTCAAAAGAGGCCGGGATGATCTGCGTGGCGGTCGGGATCTGGCTGATGACGCTCTCAAAGCGGTTGTAGAAGATCGTCGCGACGTCAAATTCACCTTCGTCGAAACGGCCCAACACATCCGAGGCGATGTCAGCGGCATTGGCATACCCGATGCGCTTGACCTCTGTCAGGTCCACATGGCCAACCATATGGTCCGACATGTCCCGCTTCAGTTGCTCACGGCCCTTCTTGCCGACCGTCAGGATCTTGACGGTCTTGCCCTCACCCAGAAGCTTCTGGGCATGGGTCCGCGCAAGGCGGGCAATCGACGAGTTGAAGCCACCGCACAGGCCGCGTTCCGCCGTCATGACGACAAGCAGATGCACATCGTCCTTGCCGGTTCCGGCCAACAGACGCGGCGCGCCTTCCGACGCACCAACCGCCTGCGCCAGCCCGCCCATCACGGCGTTCATACGCTCAGCATAGGGGCGTGCAGCCTCCGCCGCTTCCTGCGCGCGGCGCAGCTTTGCGGCGGCGACCATTTGCATCGCCTTGGTGATCTTGCGGGTCGATTTGACCGTGTCGATCCGGTTTTTCAGGTCCTTCAGGCTAGGCATATGCCATTCCCCTTAAGTCTCGTTTTCGGATCAGGCGAAATCGGACGCGAATGCGTCGAGCACGGCTTTGATCTTGTCCGCAGCCTCGCCCTTCACCTTCGGGTCTTCCGTGGTGATCCAGTCGAGCAGATCCTGATGCTTCGAGCGCAGGAAGGTCAGCAGACCCTGCTCGAACCGGCCCACATCGCCCACCGGCAGATCATCGAGGTAGCCGTTGGTACCCGCGAAGATGACCACAACGATTTCTGCGTTGGTCAGCGGCGAGTATTGCGGCTGCTTCATCAGCTCGGTCAGACGCGCGCCACGGTTCAGCAGCTTCTGCGTCGAGGCGTCGAGGTCCGAACCGAACTGCGCGAATGCCGCCATTTCGCGGTACTGCGCCAGCTCGAGTTTCACCGGGCCAGCCACCGACTTCATCGCGTTGGTCTGGGCCGAGGAGCCCACACGAGACACCGACAGACCGGTGTTCACGGCGGGGCGGATGCCCTGGAAGAACAATTCCGTCTCAAGGAAGATCTGACCATCGGTGATCGAGATCACGTTTGTCGGAATAAACGCCGAAACGTCGCCGCCTTGGGTCTCAATAACCGGCAGAGCCGTCAGCGAGCCCGAGCCATTGTCTTCGTTCAACTTCGCGGACCGCTCCAGCAGGCGCGA
It contains:
- a CDS encoding F0F1 ATP synthase subunit gamma; the protein is MPSLKDLKNRIDTVKSTRKITKAMQMVAAAKLRRAQEAAEAARPYAERMNAVMGGLAQAVGASEGAPRLLAGTGKDDVHLLVVMTAERGLCGGFNSSIARLARTHAQKLLGEGKTVKILTVGKKGREQLKRDMSDHMVGHVDLTEVKRIGYANAADIASDVLGRFDEGEFDVATIFYNRFESVISQIPTATQIIPASFEANEDDDAGTLYDYEPSEEAVLEDLLPRGIATQIFTALLENGASEQGARMSAMDNATRNAGEMIDKLTIEFNRSRQAVITNELIEIISGAEAL